A DNA window from Methanothermobacter sp. contains the following coding sequences:
- a CDS encoding zinc dependent phospholipase C family protein has product MKRGVSLILVLVLMLMPCSYAWKTVTHYDTAEAIYEKLPSSKRSKININAMIDGSNDPDEKFHDTVRHSFPRSFTEAKKWLDRGRSAYRSKNYRYASYCFGVASHYITDTFSAPHCVSGESSTLHNSYEKQATYLAPGISYVSGDLYSLMQRGYLNGRSDWSRWTKTKSSSIVQRDLNMGTSVAYRAINLATN; this is encoded by the coding sequence ATGAAGAGGGGTGTGTCATTAATTCTCGTTCTCGTCCTCATGCTGATGCCCTGCTCCTATGCATGGAAGACCGTCACCCACTATGACACCGCCGAGGCCATCTATGAGAAGCTCCCATCATCCAAAAGATCAAAAATCAACATCAACGCCATGATTGACGGATCCAATGACCCTGACGAAAAGTTCCATGACACTGTAAGGCACAGCTTCCCCAGAAGCTTTACAGAGGCTAAAAAATGGCTTGACAGGGGTAGAAGCGCCTACAGAAGCAAGAATTACAGGTATGCCAGTTACTGCTTTGGTGTTGCAAGCCACTATATCACAGACACTTTTTCAGCGCCTCACTGTGTAAGTGGAGAGTCATCCACACTACACAACAGCTACGAAAAACAGGCCACCTACCTTGCACCCGGAATAAGCTACGTCTCAGGGGACCTCTACAGCCTCATGCAGCGGGGCTACCTCAATGGAAGAAGCGACTGGTCACGGTGGACAAAAACCAAAAGCAGTTCAATAGTCCAGAGGGACCTCAATATGGGGACCAGTGTAGCCTACAGGGCCATAAACCTTGCCACGAATTAA
- a CDS encoding FmdE family protein has product MRRQHFIAFIALLIAVTLTGSVSAANTTCEVGVDVKYEYADDNGQINPDIQELTDENGTRINFTRTFDPAANITKIIFNYGNITNTTRFTIKIRAPGYRELSHTFQLTDYGTKYAAYLPLRMNATDAYRLGREITRKADQILNFTKTGDVLVITTAGTAYYRNQTTEDVLEGILNQARGMVSYGKGNLLMLRKTRLDPLDFAFIVRKGNDLIAAYFKNASMTPIYVGTVSQNMTLAQYQALQKKLGSDTFPIASLANAWAIGLSPDILREAAFHGHVCLGTISGYAMIETLLKYYPATNEFGLPLEGVSYQVVGVPGGSDDDVFIYAMDATPGKRAYVGFNTTADTNIVGFIRWNSKTETGTLIIMAYSQQELINKYKQETGDTAVSELKFNAWAVKKLTTSPESLVKILYAFDNLTQDQVNYIMGYEPTKGNTTISAAGLDLNYILNQTNLVNATPANRTYSTGNLTYSDLKNIGRLAAEKAVELFRAMGINLEKDDYHLFVLTSAGYVRINGQDTGAVWDGIFDVLGSRLSRKTLLPVHAPLWGQLKFDFCLINGTQKIIKSMYYNLTTGTFTVQSSANYIIEDVLPYDPPFDVLMGWLFHNHVCGGSSPGYLIADYIFQNYPKGENEKYIYVTTLDNCKDDILFMLLGVSAGQGTYHNQRLTTEETRLETEGGMNGMVGYIVVWDEKTNTGRVAIITWQGPRFAAGSNMYEEYIRLYKHDYSSPNLLSLPTISTAAERFINREELNILLSGGTGSMNALQYIFSIPANRTREDLIPVNNGGSQNGNQGGVPVIPGGSTGGSTGGLPSGSHGTAGHAGYTPGAEYSASPADVSAASEVSEEPATAEGKKAYEVTNATSTSGGADSSWYVYGIVGVLVAAGLVAFGFLRGGAGK; this is encoded by the coding sequence ATGAGAAGACAGCATTTCATTGCTTTCATTGCCCTTCTCATTGCCGTAACACTGACAGGTTCGGTGAGCGCAGCGAACACAACCTGTGAGGTGGGGGTGGATGTAAAGTACGAGTACGCCGACGACAACGGCCAGATAAACCCAGACATACAGGAACTCACAGACGAGAACGGGACAAGGATCAACTTCACAAGGACCTTTGACCCGGCAGCCAACATCACAAAGATCATCTTCAACTACGGGAACATCACAAACACCACAAGGTTCACCATAAAGATCAGGGCCCCAGGTTACAGGGAACTCTCACACACATTCCAGCTCACAGACTACGGGACAAAATACGCCGCTTACCTCCCCCTCCGGATGAACGCCACAGACGCCTACAGACTGGGAAGGGAGATCACCAGAAAGGCTGACCAGATCCTGAACTTCACAAAAACAGGTGATGTGCTGGTTATAACAACCGCAGGGACAGCATATTACAGAAACCAGACCACAGAGGACGTCCTTGAGGGTATACTCAACCAGGCCCGTGGAATGGTGAGCTACGGGAAGGGTAACCTCCTGATGCTCAGAAAAACACGCCTCGACCCCCTGGACTTCGCATTCATCGTAAGGAAGGGGAACGACCTCATAGCCGCATACTTCAAAAACGCCAGCATGACACCCATCTACGTTGGGACCGTATCACAGAACATGACACTGGCACAGTACCAGGCACTCCAGAAAAAACTCGGAAGCGACACATTCCCAATAGCAAGCCTTGCCAACGCATGGGCAATCGGACTATCACCTGACATACTCAGGGAGGCAGCATTCCATGGACACGTCTGCCTCGGTACCATCAGCGGATATGCAATGATAGAGACACTCCTAAAATACTACCCTGCAACCAATGAATTCGGACTTCCACTGGAGGGTGTAAGTTACCAGGTTGTTGGTGTGCCCGGTGGATCAGACGATGACGTCTTCATATACGCCATGGACGCAACACCAGGTAAGAGGGCCTACGTTGGTTTCAACACAACGGCCGACACCAATATTGTTGGATTCATCAGGTGGAACTCAAAGACAGAGACAGGAACCCTCATAATAATGGCCTACAGTCAGCAGGAACTGATAAACAAATATAAACAGGAAACAGGGGACACAGCGGTCTCTGAACTCAAGTTCAATGCATGGGCAGTTAAAAAACTCACAACAAGTCCCGAATCACTTGTGAAGATCCTCTACGCATTTGACAACCTCACACAGGACCAGGTCAACTATATCATGGGATATGAACCCACCAAGGGTAACACAACCATCAGTGCAGCCGGACTCGACCTAAACTACATACTGAACCAGACAAACCTTGTGAATGCAACACCAGCAAACAGAACATACAGCACAGGAAACCTCACCTACAGTGACCTCAAGAACATCGGGCGCCTTGCAGCCGAGAAGGCCGTGGAGCTCTTCAGGGCAATGGGTATAAACCTTGAAAAGGATGACTATCACCTTTTCGTGCTGACATCCGCGGGTTACGTGAGGATCAACGGCCAGGACACAGGGGCGGTCTGGGATGGAATATTCGATGTGCTGGGATCAAGGTTAAGCAGGAAGACACTCCTGCCTGTCCATGCGCCGCTATGGGGTCAGCTGAAGTTCGACTTCTGCCTAATCAACGGGACCCAGAAGATAATCAAGTCAATGTACTACAACCTCACAACAGGGACATTCACTGTTCAGAGTTCAGCAAATTACATAATAGAGGATGTGCTACCATATGATCCGCCATTCGACGTCCTCATGGGCTGGCTCTTCCACAACCATGTCTGTGGTGGAAGCTCCCCTGGTTACCTAATAGCAGACTACATATTCCAGAATTACCCCAAGGGTGAGAACGAGAAGTACATCTACGTCACAACGCTGGACAACTGTAAGGATGACATCCTCTTCATGCTCCTGGGGGTTTCAGCTGGACAGGGAACCTACCATAACCAGAGGCTGACAACCGAGGAGACAAGGCTCGAGACAGAGGGCGGTATGAATGGAATGGTGGGCTACATAGTGGTATGGGATGAGAAGACCAACACAGGAAGGGTTGCAATCATCACCTGGCAGGGCCCACGCTTTGCAGCCGGATCCAACATGTATGAGGAATACATCAGGCTATACAAGCACGACTACTCATCACCCAACCTGCTATCCCTGCCTACAATCAGTACAGCGGCTGAGCGATTCATAAACAGGGAAGAGCTCAACATACTCCTCTCAGGGGGTACAGGGTCCATGAATGCGCTCCAGTACATATTCAGCATCCCAGCAAACAGGACACGTGAAGACCTCATCCCGGTGAACAATGGTGGAAGTCAGAACGGAAACCAGGGTGGTGTGCCGGTTATACCCGGCGGCTCCACAGGTGGTTCAACCGGTGGTTTACCCTCAGGTTCCCATGGTACCGCAGGGCATGCAGGTTACACACCGGGTGCTGAGTACAGTGCTTCACCGGCTGATGTGAGTGCAGCATCTGAAGTTTCAGAGGAACCTGCAACAGCTGAGGGTAAGAAGGCCTATGAGGTTACAAATGCAACCTCCACTTCCGGCGGCGCTGACTCCTCATGGTACGTCTATGGTATCGTGGGCGTCCTTGTGGCTGCTGGACTTGTGGCCTTCGGATTCCTCAGGGGCGGAGCAGGAAAGTAA
- a CDS encoding glycosyltransferase family 39 protein, translated as MNRRYLQVLYTLILVATVLWIGLQRIHLQLSIGPLWDTYTFLANALYFAGKGMGYMELERPPMLSVILSIIFRLGYVHESAIYYLDLILHITGVLGLFLLMRLRFNENESLAGAILYGISPIVLKWVSVGYTDIAAISFSIWAIYLTALASRKDPGYFYLSFPLTALAFLTRFNVAFVILPIAFMIIVHRTFLRNFREIILGITFAFLLISPFLVLYYFTHSDPFLPFTTTVGLTETLQSERVQYIPDPLYYVKNIPSYGVYLNEQGPATYILILPLIGLLIYLIETIKEGIKAERIRKKVRNAFGISNRGFKFQHILLIILTVGFVLTFGRFSYLISDAIIFAGIIIFYREFNDGESLDLDLMVFLWLMVFLNFHSTYTVKVDRYFITLMPALAYFLVLGIRSLLERFRYSYTQIVYPIIILLLVSSALNYMDHLDVDRDLMDSKNANRNVIKASDFFRENFEYQNSKLIADYWPAYSWYLKRDVNIMPTYNDSRYVVHELEKGGYDYYFSFRSINSSSYIPVFSDGSTVIYARNGTPPSKIRALYVGTGWHRYLEDVLDFKVNLKYELMGAGRINAGKSLYVDSYSIEELERYPYLFLFNFRWHDRNAAEDLLRHYVENGGTLVIDASGNMDGVLYNLDNTVFLNTTIQRSAAPSRFDIKYGNRTYKFSNFVSEDGGPWYGATYMAFNGKMDNIASSNGKTVIGIQKIGKGRIIWIGYNLIFHAFYYDRLDEKRLIVDVLGFR; from the coding sequence TTGAACAGGAGATATCTGCAAGTATTATACACTCTCATTCTGGTTGCTACGGTCCTGTGGATAGGCCTTCAGAGGATTCACCTGCAGCTTTCCATAGGTCCTCTATGGGATACTTACACCTTCCTTGCAAACGCACTTTATTTTGCAGGTAAGGGGATGGGGTACATGGAACTTGAAAGACCACCCATGCTTTCTGTGATTCTCTCAATCATATTCCGTCTTGGATATGTTCATGAGTCGGCAATATATTATCTTGACCTCATTTTACACATAACTGGAGTTCTTGGCCTCTTTCTTCTTATGAGGTTGCGTTTCAATGAAAATGAGAGTCTGGCAGGGGCCATTCTCTATGGAATTTCACCGATAGTTCTTAAGTGGGTCTCAGTTGGTTATACCGATATAGCTGCGATATCCTTTTCAATATGGGCAATTTATTTAACAGCCCTGGCCTCCAGGAAAGACCCAGGGTATTTTTATCTTTCTTTTCCCCTTACTGCACTGGCATTTCTTACAAGGTTCAATGTAGCCTTTGTTATCTTGCCAATAGCATTCATGATAATCGTCCACAGGACCTTCCTTCGGAACTTCAGGGAGATAATTTTAGGTATAACCTTTGCCTTTCTCCTCATCTCACCGTTTCTTGTGCTGTATTATTTCACACACTCTGACCCATTTCTACCATTCACAACCACGGTTGGACTTACAGAGACTTTACAATCCGAGAGGGTCCAGTACATTCCAGATCCTCTTTACTATGTCAAAAATATCCCCTCTTATGGTGTTTATCTCAATGAACAGGGTCCTGCAACATACATCCTCATTTTACCCCTCATTGGGCTGCTGATATACCTCATTGAAACCATTAAAGAGGGCATCAAAGCTGAAAGGATAAGGAAAAAGGTGAGAAATGCATTTGGAATTTCAAATCGGGGCTTTAAGTTCCAGCATATCCTTCTGATAATTCTCACAGTCGGTTTTGTTTTAACCTTTGGAAGGTTTTCATACCTGATCAGCGATGCCATTATATTTGCAGGCATAATAATATTCTACAGGGAATTCAATGATGGAGAATCCCTTGACCTTGACCTCATGGTTTTCTTATGGCTGATGGTTTTCCTTAACTTTCACAGCACATACACAGTCAAGGTTGACAGGTACTTTATCACATTAATGCCTGCCCTGGCTTATTTCTTAGTACTGGGAATCAGGAGTCTTCTTGAAAGGTTCAGATACAGTTATACCCAGATCGTCTATCCGATCATAATTCTTCTGCTCGTGTCCTCTGCTCTGAACTATATGGATCATCTGGATGTTGATCGGGACCTTATGGATTCCAAAAATGCAAATAGAAACGTGATTAAGGCTTCTGATTTTTTCAGGGAGAACTTTGAATATCAGAACAGTAAACTTATTGCAGACTACTGGCCTGCATACAGCTGGTACCTTAAGAGGGATGTTAACATAATGCCCACCTACAATGACAGCAGGTATGTTGTTCATGAACTTGAAAAGGGAGGATATGATTACTATTTCAGTTTCAGGTCGATAAATTCATCATCTTACATCCCGGTTTTCAGTGATGGGTCCACAGTGATCTATGCAAGAAACGGAACACCCCCCAGTAAAATCAGGGCACTGTACGTTGGAACCGGCTGGCACCGTTACCTTGAGGATGTTCTGGACTTTAAGGTGAATCTGAAGTATGAACTCATGGGTGCGGGCAGAATCAATGCTGGAAAATCGCTTTATGTGGACAGCTATTCCATTGAAGAACTTGAGAGATACCCATACTTATTCCTCTTCAACTTCAGGTGGCATGATAGAAACGCTGCTGAGGATCTGCTCAGACACTACGTTGAAAATGGGGGTACACTGGTGATTGACGCATCTGGAAATATGGATGGGGTCCTCTACAACCTTGACAACACGGTTTTCCTTAATACAACCATACAGAGAAGTGCCGCGCCATCCAGATTTGATATTAAGTATGGAAACAGGACCTATAAGTTCTCAAATTTTGTATCTGAGGATGGGGGACCATGGTATGGCGCCACCTACATGGCATTTAAT